The following proteins are co-located in the Desulfovibrio intestinalis genome:
- a CDS encoding HD domain-containing protein, whose amino-acid sequence MADIRKSLLQLIFSGAYLLRWNDKLRPVELLETDKQAHKMLLACVLWHENSRHMSEEERVNLASEIIEGGLFDYFYRLIITDIKPPIFYRIKENPEQHRQLTEHVLDSLQPALSPLGSFWQRMCHWHHNADEDSLSRRILTAAHLYASQWEFNLIKPLNSPFDDEMDDIGQSFVDRLDSFRDLKGLEQMRQPGTALLRLANLCGQLRFQIRWTQAPRIPATSVLGHMFIVASFAYFFSLSVNACRARANNNFFCGLFHDLPEVLTRDIISPVKRSIADLPKIIKEYEEKELERRIFAPLRQQGFTSLVERISYYLGLNVQSEFQECVCRNGKIEKVPDFDVLQRECNYDDLDPKDGRLIKDCDNLAAFLEAHSSIRNGVSSPHLLEARVRLLTFLRQSPLTCLKLDALLADFD is encoded by the coding sequence ATGGCGGACATTCGCAAGAGCCTGCTTCAACTGATTTTTTCAGGCGCATACCTTTTACGCTGGAACGACAAGCTGCGCCCGGTGGAACTGCTTGAAACAGACAAGCAGGCACACAAGATGTTGCTGGCCTGTGTGTTGTGGCATGAAAACTCACGCCACATGTCTGAAGAAGAGCGCGTAAACCTTGCCTCTGAAATCATAGAAGGTGGCCTGTTTGACTACTTTTACCGGCTCATCATCACCGATATCAAACCGCCCATCTTTTACCGCATCAAAGAAAATCCCGAGCAGCACCGCCAATTGACAGAGCATGTGCTTGACAGCCTGCAACCGGCCCTGTCGCCTCTGGGTTCATTTTGGCAGCGCATGTGCCACTGGCACCACAACGCTGACGAAGACAGCCTTTCCCGGCGCATACTCACCGCAGCCCATCTTTACGCCTCACAGTGGGAATTCAATCTCATCAAGCCGCTCAACAGCCCTTTTGACGATGAAATGGATGACATCGGCCAATCGTTTGTAGATCGGCTGGACAGTTTTCGCGATCTGAAGGGTCTGGAACAAATGCGCCAACCGGGCACTGCCCTTCTCAGGCTGGCCAACCTCTGCGGGCAGTTGCGCTTTCAGATTCGCTGGACCCAGGCCCCACGCATTCCCGCCACTTCGGTTCTTGGGCACATGTTCATTGTGGCCAGCTTTGCCTATTTTTTCAGTTTGTCTGTAAATGCGTGCCGCGCACGGGCCAACAACAACTTCTTTTGCGGGCTTTTTCATGATTTGCCGGAAGTGCTTACCCGCGACATCATTTCGCCAGTGAAGCGCTCCATAGCAGATTTACCCAAAATCATTAAAGAATACGAAGAAAAAGAGCTGGAGCGCCGCATTTTTGCTCCCTTGCGCCAGCAGGGTTTTACTTCGCTGGTGGAACGCATATCTTACTATCTGGGCCTTAATGTGCAGTCTGAATTTCAGGAATGCGTTTGCCGCAACGGGAAAATAGAAAAAGTGCCTGACTTCGACGTTCTCCAGCGCGAATGCAACTATGACGACCTTGATCCCAAGGACGGACGCCTCATCAAGGATTGCGACAATCTCGCAGCCTTTCTTGAAGCCCATAGCTCCATCCGCAACGGCGTTTCTTCACCGCACCTTCTTGAGGCCCGCGTTCGTCTGCTGACCTTTTTGCGCCAAAGCCCCCTCACCTGCCTCAAACTGGACGCCCTTCTGGCGGATTTTGACTAG
- the rplM gene encoding 50S ribosomal protein L13 yields the protein MKTFSPTPKDINREWFVVDAQDQVLGRLASQIAHRLRGKHKPEFAPHMDNGDFIVVVNCEKIKVTGNKLADKKYYRHSGWVGGLKTTILGDVLADKPSRVLMAAVKGMLPKNRLGRAMLKKLKIYAGSEHPHTAQNPQPLTLPH from the coding sequence ATGAAGACGTTCAGCCCCACCCCCAAAGACATCAATCGCGAATGGTTCGTGGTTGACGCTCAGGATCAGGTGCTCGGCCGTCTGGCTAGCCAGATCGCCCACCGCCTGCGCGGCAAGCATAAGCCGGAGTTCGCCCCGCATATGGATAACGGGGACTTTATCGTGGTAGTTAACTGCGAAAAGATCAAGGTCACCGGCAACAAGCTGGCCGACAAAAAATACTACCGGCACTCTGGCTGGGTTGGCGGTCTTAAGACCACCATCCTCGGCGATGTGCTCGCTGACAAGCCCTCCCGCGTCCTGATGGCCGCCGTGAAGGGCATGCTGCCCAAGAATCGCCTGGGCCGCGCCATGCTGAAGAAACTTAAGATTTACGCCGGGTCCGAGCATCCGCACACGGCCCAGAATCCCCAGCCGCTGACGCTGCCGCATTAA
- the rpsI gene encoding 30S ribosomal protein S9 encodes MSEKFEYGTGRRKTATARTRIYAGSGGITVNGRSFEDYFPRKTLQMIIRQPLVLSKLADKLDVRINVAGGGVTGQAEAVRHGISRALLMVDPALRPMLKKAGFLTRDARKKERKKYGLRAARARYQYSKR; translated from the coding sequence ATGAGCGAGAAATTTGAATACGGCACCGGCCGTCGCAAGACCGCCACGGCGCGTACCCGCATCTATGCCGGCTCCGGCGGCATCACGGTCAACGGGCGTTCTTTCGAGGATTACTTTCCCCGTAAGACCCTGCAGATGATCATCCGTCAGCCTTTGGTGCTTTCCAAGCTTGCCGACAAGCTTGATGTGCGCATCAATGTAGCTGGTGGCGGTGTGACTGGTCAGGCTGAAGCTGTGCGCCACGGTATTTCCCGTGCCCTGCTGATGGTTGATCCGGCCCTGCGCCCCATGCTCAAGAAGGCTGGCTTCCTCACCCGCGACGCCCGTAAGAAAGAACGTAAAAAGTACGGCCTGCGCGCTGCCCGCGCCCGGTACCAGTACTCCAAGCGTTAA